The Kineothrix sp. MB12-C1 genome includes a window with the following:
- a CDS encoding putative polysaccharide biosynthesis protein → MKKKNPLILGTFILTITGFISRFIGFFYRIFLSRVFGAEGMGLYQLISPVLALTFSVTVSGMQTAISKFVASETSTRDYKSSFRILLVGFFIAMALSFGCMAYIYTFSEMIAEKLLFEPRTAPLLRIISLSIPMATVHSCINGYFYGIRKTFVPAMTQLVEQVVRVGSIFLLYEIFKSHGQTPTISFAVAGLVIGESASMIVSLVAIYHRFYALTNTYGILSKVRQSFYVYFNDTRRLLSLAIPLSLNRTIINFLQSVEAIYIPQRLQLYGYDNAKALSVYGVLMGMSLPLILFPSAITNSISVLLLPLVSEADAVNNQKAIKKAVRTSIKYCFLLGFLCTGIFLASGRFMGMLLYESHLAGTFILVLSFICPFMYVASTLNSILNGLGKTGLTFTYSMLSLIFRLFFVFFSIPVFGIQGYLIGLLASQLLQTSLCVFAVRKYLRD, encoded by the coding sequence ATGAAGAAAAAGAATCCCCTCATCCTTGGAACTTTTATTTTGACCATTACCGGCTTTATTAGCCGTTTTATCGGCTTTTTCTACCGTATCTTCCTCTCGCGCGTATTCGGAGCCGAGGGCATGGGGCTTTACCAGCTCATTTCTCCCGTGCTCGCATTAACTTTCTCCGTCACAGTATCCGGCATGCAGACTGCTATTTCTAAGTTCGTAGCGAGCGAAACAAGCACCCGCGACTACAAGTCTTCGTTTCGTATTCTTCTCGTTGGATTCTTCATCGCCATGGCCCTTTCCTTCGGCTGTATGGCGTACATCTATACCTTCTCAGAAATGATTGCTGAGAAGCTGTTGTTCGAGCCGCGTACAGCGCCTCTACTTCGCATTATCTCTTTGTCCATTCCTATGGCTACCGTACATTCTTGTATTAACGGCTACTTCTACGGAATTCGTAAAACCTTCGTTCCTGCTATGACGCAGCTTGTAGAACAGGTAGTTCGCGTCGGAAGTATCTTTCTTCTATATGAAATCTTCAAGTCACACGGACAGACTCCTACGATCAGCTTCGCAGTAGCCGGGCTCGTTATCGGTGAAAGTGCCTCTATGATCGTATCCCTCGTAGCTATTTATCACCGGTTCTATGCGCTAACCAACACTTATGGTATCCTTTCCAAGGTAAGGCAGTCTTTTTATGTCTATTTTAATGATACCAGACGACTCCTTTCCCTTGCAATACCGCTTTCATTAAATCGTACAATCATTAACTTTCTTCAAAGTGTAGAGGCCATCTACATTCCGCAGAGACTACAGCTTTATGGCTACGATAACGCTAAGGCACTGAGTGTATACGGGGTCTTAATGGGAATGTCCCTTCCTCTCATTTTATTTCCCTCTGCCATTACTAACTCTATCTCCGTACTTCTGCTCCCTCTCGTATCGGAGGCCGATGCGGTAAACAATCAGAAGGCAATAAAAAAAGCAGTAAGAACTTCCATTAAATATTGTTTCTTATTGGGATTTTTATGCACCGGAATCTTTCTGGCATCCGGACGGTTTATGGGAATGCTCCTGTATGAAAGCCACCTCGCTGGAACTTTCATTCTCGTTTTAAGCTTTATCTGTCCCTTTATGTATGTAGCAAGTACCTTGAATAGCATTCTAAACGGACTCGGAAAAACAGGCCTTACTTTTACATACAGTATGCTCAGCCTTATCTTCCGTCTATTTTTTGTTTTCTTCTCCATTCCTGTTTTCGGCATCCAAGGATATTTGATCGGCCTTCTCGCAAGCCAGCTTCTGCAGACCTCTCTTTGTGTCTTCGCCGTAAGAAAATACTTAAGAGACTGA
- a CDS encoding 3-deoxy-7-phosphoheptulonate synthase — MSFEFVQKLPTPDEIRSEFPVPARLNELKKERDAQIRDVITGKSNKFLVIVGPCSADNEDAVCEYVSQLSKVNEKVKDKLILIPRIYTNKPRTTGEGYKGIIHQPDPEKKPDFLAGLIAMRKMQIRAIEESGLTAADEMLYPENWRYLSDILSYVAIGARSVEDQQHRLTVSGFDVPAGMKNPTSGDFSVMLNSVHAAQQPHSFIYRGWEVNTSGNDLAHTILRGAVNKHGRNLPNYHYEDLNTLLELYGERDLKHPACIIDGNHSNSNKLFKEQVRIVKEVMHNRKLNKDIYKLVKGVMIESYLEEGCQKIGEGIYGKSITDPCLGWKDTEKLIYDIAEYE; from the coding sequence ATGTCATTTGAATTTGTACAGAAACTGCCGACCCCGGACGAAATCCGAAGCGAATTCCCCGTACCGGCGAGACTGAATGAACTGAAAAAAGAAAGAGATGCCCAAATCCGTGATGTGATTACAGGCAAAAGCAATAAATTTCTCGTTATTGTTGGCCCTTGCTCCGCAGACAATGAAGATGCTGTTTGCGAATATGTAAGTCAACTTTCTAAAGTAAATGAAAAAGTAAAGGACAAGCTGATTCTCATACCCAGAATCTATACGAACAAACCGCGCACTACCGGTGAGGGGTATAAAGGAATTATCCATCAGCCCGACCCTGAGAAAAAACCCGACTTTCTGGCCGGTCTTATCGCGATGAGGAAGATGCAGATTCGCGCCATCGAGGAATCCGGACTAACCGCTGCGGATGAAATGCTTTATCCTGAAAACTGGCGCTATCTCTCCGATATTCTTTCTTATGTAGCCATAGGTGCACGCTCTGTGGAGGATCAACAGCACAGACTGACTGTCAGCGGCTTCGATGTTCCCGCAGGAATGAAGAATCCTACCAGCGGCGACTTCTCCGTTATGCTTAATTCCGTACATGCTGCCCAGCAGCCTCATTCTTTTATATACAGGGGATGGGAAGTCAATACTTCCGGTAACGATCTGGCACATACCATTTTACGTGGCGCTGTAAACAAACATGGAAGGAATCTTCCTAACTACCATTATGAAGATCTCAATACCCTTCTTGAACTATACGGTGAAAGAGATCTGAAACACCCCGCTTGTATCATTGATGGCAACCACAGCAACTCCAACAAGCTATTCAAAGAGCAGGTAAGAATTGTAAAAGAAGTGATGCATAACCGTAAGCTGAACAAAGATATTTACAAATTGGTAAAGGGTGTTATGATTGAAAGCTATCTGGAAGAAGGTTGTCAGAAGATTGGGGAAGGCATCTACGGAAAATCCATTACCGACCCTTGCCTCGGTTGGAAAGATACGGAAAAACTTATCTATGATATCGCAGAATATGAATAA
- a CDS encoding stage II sporulation protein M produces MINIWKNIFFGEMDLLGAASLNRLKYLDINGSAFLLYILKGRLKTMLFLCLLATTYVGILSVSLYAGFMGMMAGIFLSTAAMRYGIKGIFLIIAGTFPQYLLLVPAYLMLMRWCWQICAGLYYPHKVYENGYGMRQQYYMKKLLQLTIILVAIFIGSLIESYVNPILLSRFLKMF; encoded by the coding sequence ATGATTAATATATGGAAAAACATCTTTTTTGGAGAAATGGATTTGCTCGGAGCGGCTTCCTTGAACAGATTGAAATATTTGGACATTAACGGCAGTGCATTTTTACTTTATATTTTGAAGGGAAGGCTCAAGACAATGCTGTTTTTATGTCTGCTTGCAACTACTTACGTAGGTATACTCAGCGTTTCTTTATATGCTGGATTTATGGGGATGATGGCTGGGATATTTTTATCTACAGCAGCCATGCGGTATGGAATCAAAGGTATTTTTCTTATAATAGCCGGTACCTTCCCCCAATATCTGTTACTCGTTCCTGCCTACCTTATGCTTATGCGATGGTGCTGGCAGATTTGTGCGGGGCTTTATTATCCCCACAAGGTATATGAGAATGGGTATGGAATGCGCCAGCAATATTATATGAAGAAGCTTCTTCAGCTTACTATCATTTTAGTGGCTATTTTTATCGGAAGCCTAATAGAGAGCTATGTGAATCCTATACTTCTGTCCCGATTTCTGAAGATGTTTTGA